ATCCTCTGAGGTTGCTGTAAAGAGCTTGGTGATGCAGCCTACTGCTTCTAAAACTGCTTCAGTCAAGCTTGTACCGGGGGAGACCACTGCAAAGTCAGCATTTGCATCACCGGTTTCTGTGAAATCAGTACCATCACCTACATCAGTGGGCACAAACCTAAAAGATGGACAATCTCGTAATTATGCTGTTGGTGGTGCAATTGAACTTCCTTCAAATCCGGCAAAGGATGAGACTAGCGCTGAACCATCCCTGGTTAACCAGCACCTTAGAGGCAGTGTGCCATCCCAGCCATCTGTTTCAAGCCTTCGGGTGGATAATTCAGAGACAGGGAACATTTCTTCATGGTCTTCCACTGGGAAGCACTCAGCCATATCAATTCCATCTATTTTGCCTGATAGAGCTGAGCAGCCTTTTCCCATTGTTGCCACTGGTGGGCCCCAAAGGATGTTGGGTCCCCCTACTGCTGCTACTCCATTTAGTCCTGATGTTTTCAGAGGCTCAGTGCTGTCATCTTCTCCGGCAGTGACCTTTCCATCCACCTCATTTCAGTATCCGGTCTTCCCTTTTGGTAACAGTTTTCCTCTCCCATCGGCAACCTTTTCTGGTGGTTCAGCAACATATGTGGATGCATCATCTGATGGGAGGCTGTGCTTCGCTGGAGTCAATTCACAATTATTAGGACCTGCTGGTGTGGAGGATGGGGATTCTGGTCACAATAGATTAGATAGTCTAAAATCTGAGATTGCCAAATTTACTGATAAAGGGGGACTTGTAGACTATGATGGCGTAGAGAAATTGGTGCAGCTCATGATGCCtgagaaaaaaatagatttggTTTGCCGATCAGTGCTTGCTGGTGTGGTGGCTGCGACAGACAAATTGGATTGCCTTAATTGGTTTGTGCAGCTTAAGGGTTTACCTGTTTATGATGAATGGCTTCAAGAGGTCCACAAAGGAAAGATTGGTGATGGTAACAGCCCCAAAGACGGTGATAGATCAATTGAggaatttctcttaattttacTTCGTGCACTTGATAAACTGCCTATAAATCTTCATACACTACAAATGTGTAACATTGGCAAGTCTGTTAATCATTTGCGTACACACAAGAATTTGGAAATTCAGAAGAAAGCAAGGAGTTTAGTTGACACCTGGAAGAAATGTGTTGAGGCTGAAATGGATGCAAAACCAAATCAGGGTGTCTCCTGGCCAGCTAGATGCAGGCTTCCAGAAGTTACTCCTGGTGGGAACAGACAATCTGGTGGATCCTCTGAGGTTGCTGTAAAGAGCTTGGTGATGCAGCCTACTGCTTCTAAAACTGCTTCAGTCAAGCTTGTACCGGGGGAGACCACTGCAAAGTCAGCATTTGCATCACCGGTGTCTGTGAAATCAGTACCATCACCTACATCAGTGGGCACAAACCTAAAAGATGGACAATCTCGTAATTATGCTGTTGGTGGTGCAATTGAACTTCCTTCAAATCCGGCAAAGGATGAGACTAGCGCTGAACCATCCCTGGTTAACCAGCACCTTAGAGGCAGTGTGCCATCCCAGCCATCTGTTTCAAGCCTTCGGGTGGATAATTCAGAGACAGGGAACATTTCTTCATGGTCTTCCACTGGGAAGCACTCAGCCATATCAATTCCATCTATTTTGCCTGATAGAGCTGAGCAGCCTTTTCCCATTGTTGCCACTGGTGGGCCCCAAAGGATGTTGGGTCCCCCTACTGCTGCTACTCCATTTAGTCCTGATGTTTTCAGAGGCTCAGTGCTGTCATCTTCTCCGGCAGTGACCTTTCCATCCACCTCATTTCAGTATCCGGTCTTCCCTTTTGGTAACAGTTTTCCTCTCCCATCGGCAACCTTTTCTGGTGGTTCAGCAACATATGTGGATGCATCATCTGGTGGGAGGCTGTGCTTCCCTGGAGTCAATTCACAATTATTAGGACCTGCTGGTGCAGTCTCGTCCCATTACCCTAGGCCTTATGTTGTTAATCTAGCAGATGGCAGCAATAGCGTTGGTGCTGAGAGCAGTAGAAAATGGGGAAGGCAGGTCCTAGATCCGAATGCAGGGCCTGGTGGCCCAGACATAGAAGGTAGAGATGAGATGTCTTCTCTTGCACTGAGGCAATTGTCGGTTGCCAGTTCTCATGCACAAGCAGAAGAGCAAGCAAGGATGTATCATATTGCAGGTGGCATTTTGAAGAGGAAGGAACCTGAGGGAGGGTGGGATGGCTGCAAGCAGTCCTCGTGGCAGTAGCAATTTGTAGTGTTACAACCCAATGACCCATGAAAGCTTGTAagttttctaattaatttttcacttgtGAAGGCCACACTGTTCTTTTGGCCATTGATAAGAAAGAGAACTCTAGTGACAATTGTTTTGTTACTGGTCTAGGACTTAAATGGCTTGTTCATGGTCTAGTTACCTGATTTcagggaaaaggaaaagaaaacgtaatagaaataaaataaaatgaagtttacGACTGCTGTTGGCATTTCCTCTGCTATCACCTCTTTGTTTGTCTTTTTCAGTAACACTAGAGCAATGTTGGATGAATTATTTCAGAAATTCTGTGCTACAGCTgcttttttatttcctttgttCTTGTGGGTTAACTTGACAATCAAATCCTTGTACATATGCTTAATTTGTTCAGTAGTTGGATTTGTTGccactttttttgtttttatttagtttgattcgTTTCCAGCTCCCCAGCTTTTTGAGGATGGGCATTGGCTAATCCTGAGAGGTCATCATCTAACTTGTCTGCACTTGGAGGCTGGGTGTTAAGTGAGTTCTTTGATGTTGTTATTAGTCGTCTCCAATCCCCAGCCTTCCGCTGTATCAATTGTATCGTAAAAGAATCTGTTCTGGGTCTTTAAGCTGGGTTTGTTACTTGAGTTTGTCCTGGCTGGCTGCAGATCAGTTTCCCTTTTGTAGATATTTAACTGTTGGAAAGCTTGCACTGTATTACCCTGACATTCAAGTTGGTGTCCATACTGATGTTTAGTATCTTCAGCATTATATACCATTGGACCAACCGCACCTTCCTCTTTCAACCTCATGATATTGGGAGGTTGGTTTGGCTATCTGCTTTAAAcggatttattttattttacttgtctTTGCTTCCTTGTATATCTTCTCTgcttattcatttttcttcttttgttcttttataGACAATATGGCCATTGTACCCACCCTACCTGTCGTGAAAGTACATTTTTCTTGTATTGATAATCATATAGCCTGGGGTTATGAGACTCAGGCTATATTCACTAGTTATTCAATTAGGGACATTGTAGTGGTAGACAAGGTACTATAATTTAAGTACAAACGGAGCATATGTTAGCCTTAGCTGATTATGTTTTCTGATTCTTTTACTTGTATCGATTTGCCGGTTTCTCTTCCTTTGGATTTTCAATTCTTCTGTTGAATGTTAAGTTCAAAATTTCTTGTCATagttttccattttcattttttttgaagCTTCTTGATTATTCTAACAATTATTCTGGCCATTGCCATCACCACCATTGCAATCTGATTATACTCATCCATAAATTTGTATGTGAGACGAACCTTTATGATTCAACTTTCTGAGTTTTGGCTATGACCCAAGACATAAAATATGGTTGATGTCAAACTCAGAATTataattagaaagaaaaaaggcaaCTTTCTacaatacaagaaaaaaaaatgaaggtaGACTTTTCAAGGAAAATGCAACAATTGGAGGTATGGTGAATGGAATTGAAGTGCCTGTAAACATGATGCTGCTCTTGTTGGAAAACCAAATACACGAGATTGAAGGAACTATTGTGCATGTGTCTTTTTTGTAATCCAAATTTCAAGGAACAGTAAGCCCATCTTTCTGGGGTTGAAACTGATGTTACATTGTATCGAAATAGAATTTGTCGATTCAATCAAAGCAATCTGAGCAACTCCTTTCTCATAATTAATTGCCGAGGCTGGACCAATCTAATTACTTGCACCAAAGCCATGACAATGACAAGTCTGTGTTTAATACCAAGACTTGtcatttcttcaattttaaataaaataaaaataaaaataaaaggtaaataaatgaatttattaaaaggaaaaaatgataccaaaacacacaaaaagaaaaagggtgaAATTTGCCAAATTTGTCACAAGGCTGACGTGGAACTGTCAAACCAATAACAACTCACCAAGTAAAACACGTACACATCTGCTTTTTGCCGTCTCTctcattcattgttttgtttCGTTTTCTCGCTTCGGGCTACTTTCTCTCTCTAGTTCTCTGTTTCTTTTCGAAGAGGAGAAGTGAGGTCAATCGTTTCGTCGCCTTTCTTTCTGGATCTCGTCTTCAGTTAGATCAGTTTTACATTTGGGATTggggtttaatttttttatttgtttaggtGTTTGATGATCTAGGGTTGGGTTGGGTGTGCTTAAAATCGTGAATAGGTGACAAAAGGAAGGGGTAAAAAAAGGGATTGATGGTACTCGTTTTAGGGCAAAATGCAAGGGTATCATGCGTATTCGTCTGCATGGATGGCGAGCTGGTGAAGGGGAAGACCGCCAGAGGAAACGGCACATGTGGACTGTCCCTCCACGTGGCTCCCCGATTTTAGATGCACTTGCTCATGGTGCTGCCTCTCCTCCTTTGTCTTCTTCTCCCAATTCAACTACTTTCTTTTCTCAGGTATTCACTCTGTTGGGTTTTTGGGATTTTCTGGGGCTTCGTTCATTTCTGTGCAAATGTTTGAAATTCTTCTAGTTTTGTCGATTTCCTGTACTTTCTTTTAGATTGTTGATTGATTGCGGTTCCGGTATTATATAAGAGCCTCACGTTTGTAAATTTCGTGGCTGTTGTAAAATTGACGaaatttttgagaatttggtGTTAGGgcttaattatgaaaattgaagGGAGTGAACTGATTATGTAATGATTATATTCAAGCTTTAaggtttttctctttttggtgTCTCTGGAGTTTGTTTATAACGTGTAGGCCTCTAATATGTCGGGACTTTGTGGCAGAACTGATCTAATATGATTCGTGTTAGGCTGTGCAGTTGACAACAAAACTAAATTTGCAATTCATATTCGGAATATgaatatttcttttctcttttggaGATCTCATTTCATTAACCTTCTTTGGCCCCTGCGTTTTACCATTAATGAGGTCTTCTAATTTGtgttaaggtttttttttttttcacctcctAATTATATCAGTCTCATTTTTGGGTGTCATGCCCTTAAATATTTGGAGGATTTTGTGACAATGTACTGAAAGCTGATTCAAATTACTGTTGTAAGAATTAAATTGTCagtagttaattttaaccagtTCTAATATATGGCTTACTCAATCCAAATATCTTACCTGCTTCTGGTATTCCTTGGATAGACAATGGAAAATAGTGATCAGAGTGgaaaatcactaaaataaggGTGATTCCGAAACAAATACATATGTTCTTTGccatatattatgtatataagtTAAAGACATGCATGCAACAATACTCTTAATTGCtagttgattttgatttttgatttttgatttttgattttctAAACTCTTGTTATGTTTTGGGTAACTGGTGCAATAGATAATTGGGACAAGGTTAGACAGGGGATGTAAAGTTTAACAGATCTGTGTGCTGAGGCAGTTCATTATCTTATCTCTGCCTTTCTAGAGAAATCAGGAATGCTTGAATAATTAATGATTGAAGTATTTCAGTTTCTTGCCTCTTTCCACATGATattcttgaataattttttcatgCCTGATTGTGGATAAGTTGCTGCTTCACTGTGACATGATTTTGTTCTTCATGCACCGATCATAGTATATGATGCAACTACAACTGCTTAATAGGGACTGCTTTAATTAGGGAGATTAATTGCATTCATTCCATTTAGAAATATTTGAATCCATGGAAGTTCATgatcatattttatttgatgatagCTGCTGTTGAATGTTGCTGTTTTAGGGTTTCATAAATGAATGTAATCAGCTTTATTGATAATGAAGATAATACTGATTTTAGGGAAGACgtatcattataaaattttatgtttttgtgtcATTCCAAAGAGTTGGTCAATTGTGgaattctctatttttttttctcatgctGTTAAGTCATTCTTTAGTTCACCAATCCCAAAAATATTATCCACAGGATGGACGCAAAGTCGGTGTTGGTGATTGTGCACTTTTCAAACCTCCCCGGGATTCTCCTCCCTTCATTGGAATAATTCGTTCAGTGACTGCCATTGAAGAGAATAAGTTGACATTAATTGTAACTTGGCTTTATCGACCTGCTGAAGTAAAACTTGGCAAAGGCCCATTGGAGGCTGCGCCAAACGAAATTTTCTATTCCTTCCATAAGGATGAGATTCCTGCTGCTTCGTTACTGCATCCGTGTAAAGTCGCATTTCTTCCAAAAGGTGTTGAACTTCCATCAGGAATTGGCTCTTTTGTTTGCCGGAAAGTATATGATATTACCAAACAGTGTTTATGGTGGCTAACTGATAAAGACTTTATGACTGTaagttttttacttttatatttttctttctagaTACTGTTTCTGGGCTTTTTTCAGGTAATCGATATCTTTTATTTTGCAGGACCGACAGGAAGAAATAGATCAGCTATTGCACAAGACTCGTGTAGAAATGCATGCAACAGTGCCACCAGGTGGTCGTTCCCCAAAGCCTATGAATGGTCCAACTTCAACTTCACAATTAAAGCCTGGTTCTGATGGTGTGCAGAATAGTGCTTCCTCTCATCCACCACAAGTTAAAGGGAAGAAAAGGGAGAGGGGAGATCAGGGCTCTGAGCCTGTTAAACGGGAACGTTCTTCAAGAATGGAGGATGGGGATTCTGGTCACAATAGATCAGATTGTCTAAAATCTGAGATTGCCAAATTTACTGATAAAGGAGGACTTGTAGACTATGATGGCGTAGAGAAATTGGTGCAGCTCATGATGCCtgagaaaaaaatagatttggTTTGCCGATCAGTGCTTGCTGGTGTGGTGGCTGCGACAGACAAATTGGATTGCCTTAATTGGTTTGTGCAGCTTAAGGGTTTACCTGTTTATGATGAATGGCTTCAAGAGGTCCACAAAGGAAAGATTGGTGATGGTAACAGGCCCAAAGACAGTGATAGATCAATTGAggaatttctcttaattttacTTCGTGCACTTGATAAACTGCCTATAAATCTTCATGCACTACAAATGTGTAACATTGGCAAGTCTGTTAATCATTTGCGTACACACAAGAATTTGGAAATTCAGAAGAAAGCAAGGAGTTTAGTTGACACCTGGAAGAAACGTGTTGAGGCTGAAATGGATGCAAAACCAAATCAGGGTGTCTCCTGGCCAGCTAGACCCAGGCTTCCAGAAGTTACTCCTGGTGGGAACAGACAATCTGGTGGATCCTCTGAGGTTGCTGTAAAGAGCTTGGTGATGCAGCCTACTGCTTCTAAAACTGCTTCAGTCAAGCTTGTACCGGGGGAGACCACTCCAAAGTCAGCATTTGCATCACCGGTTTCTGTGAAATCAGTACCATCACCTACATCAGTGGGCACAAACCTAAAAGATGGACAATCTCGTAATTATGCTGTTGGTGGTACAATTGAACTTCCTTCAAATCTGGTAAAGGATGAGAAAAGCAGTGGTGCTGGTCAATCCCACAACAATAGTCAAATTTGTTCCATTGACCATTCGAAAACTGGGGGATTCTCGGGGAAGGAGGATATTAGGGGCTTTACTGCTGTTTCAGTGACTGCGAATAAGGCCTCAGCTGGTTCTTTGCGGTCTCGAAAATCTGTTA
Above is a genomic segment from Mangifera indica cultivar Alphonso chromosome 3, CATAS_Mindica_2.1, whole genome shotgun sequence containing:
- the LOC123211200 gene encoding uncharacterized protein LOC123211200, with translation MEDGDSGHNRSDSLKSEIAKFTDKGGLVDYDGVEKLVQLMMPEKKIDLVCRSVLAGVVAATDKLDCLNWFVQLKGLPVYDEWLQEVHKGKIGDGNSPKDGDRSIEEFLLILLRALDKLPINLHALQMCNIGKSVNHLRTHKNLEIQKKARSLVDTWKKRVEAEMDAKPNQGVSWPARRRLPEVTPGGNRQSGGSSEVAVKSLVMQPTASKTASVKLVPGETTAKSAFASPVSVKSVPSPTSVGTNLKDGQSRNYAVGGAIELPSNPAKDETSAEPSLVNQHLRGSVPSQPSVSSLRVDNSETGNISSWSSTGKHSAISIPSILPDRAEQPFPIVATGGPQRMLGPPTAATPFSPDVFRGSVLSSSPAVTFPSTSFQYPVFPFGNSFPLPSATFSGGSATYVDASSDGRLCFAGVNSQLLGPAGVEDGDSGHNRLDSLKSEIAKFTDKGGLVDYDGVEKLVQLMMPEKKIDLVCRSVLAGVVAATDKLDCLNWFVQLKGLPVYDEWLQEVHKGKIGDGNSPKDGDRSIEEFLLILLRALDKLPINLHTLQMCNIGKSVNHLRTHKNLEIQKKARSLVDTWKKCVEAEMDAKPNQGVSWPARCRLPEVTPGGNRQSGGSSEVAVKSLVMQPTASKTASVKLVPGETTAKSAFASPVSVKSVPSPTSVGTNLKDGQSRNYAVGGAIELPSNPAKDETSAEPSLVNQHLRGSVPSQPSVSSLRVDNSETGNISSWSSTGKHSAISIPSILPDRAEQPFPIVATGGPQRMLGPPTAATPFSPDVFRGSVLSSSPAVTFPSTSFQYPVFPFGNSFPLPSATFSGGSATYVDASSGGRLCFPGVNSQLLGPAGAVSSHYPRPYVVNLADGSNSVGAESSRKWGRQVLDPNAGPGGPDIEGRDEMSSLALRQLSVASSHAQAEEQARMYHIAGGILKRKEPEGGWDGCKQSSWQ